Proteins encoded together in one Mycobacterium sp. MS1601 window:
- the mshC gene encoding cysteine--1-D-myo-inosityl 2-amino-2-deoxy-alpha-D-glucopyranoside ligase — protein MRSWSAVDVPQLPGQGPALRLFDTADQQVRPVSVGDTATMYVCGITPYDATHLGHAATYLTFDLVHRLWLDGGHGVHYVQNITDIDDPLFERANRDGIGWRELGDRETQLFRDDMTALRVLPPRDYIGATEAIAEVVELVEKMLASGAAYVVDDARYPDVYFRADATAQFGYESGYDRDTMLRLFTERGGDPDRPGKADPLDALMWRAERDGEPAWPSPFGPGRPGWHIECAAIALSRIGTGLDVQGGGSDLVFPHHEFSAAHAESVTGERRFARHYVHAGMIGWDGHKMSKSRGNLVLVSQLRAEGVDSGAIRLGLFAGHYREDRFWSPEVLGEAQARLARWREATALAAGPAATDLLARVRRYLADDLDTPKALAALDGWATDALSYGGHDSDAPALVAAAVDALLGVRL, from the coding sequence ATGCGATCGTGGTCGGCCGTCGACGTTCCCCAACTACCGGGGCAGGGGCCTGCGTTACGGCTGTTCGATACCGCCGACCAGCAGGTCCGCCCGGTGTCCGTCGGTGATACCGCGACCATGTACGTGTGCGGCATCACCCCCTATGACGCCACCCACCTCGGTCACGCCGCCACCTATCTCACCTTCGATCTGGTGCATCGGCTGTGGCTCGACGGCGGCCACGGCGTGCACTACGTGCAGAACATCACCGATATCGACGACCCCCTGTTCGAACGCGCGAATCGCGACGGCATCGGCTGGCGTGAACTGGGGGACCGTGAAACCCAGCTGTTCCGCGACGACATGACCGCCCTGCGGGTGCTGCCGCCACGTGACTACATCGGTGCCACCGAGGCCATCGCCGAGGTGGTGGAACTGGTGGAGAAGATGCTGGCTTCGGGCGCGGCGTACGTGGTGGACGACGCGCGATACCCGGACGTGTACTTCCGGGCCGACGCCACCGCCCAGTTCGGCTACGAGTCCGGCTATGACCGCGACACCATGCTGAGGCTGTTCACCGAGCGGGGCGGTGACCCCGACCGCCCCGGAAAAGCCGACCCACTGGATGCGCTGATGTGGCGGGCCGAGCGTGACGGTGAGCCGGCCTGGCCGTCGCCGTTCGGACCGGGCAGGCCCGGCTGGCACATCGAGTGTGCCGCAATTGCGTTGAGCCGCATAGGAACCGGGTTGGACGTCCAGGGTGGTGGTAGTGATCTGGTGTTCCCGCACCATGAGTTCTCGGCCGCGCATGCCGAGTCGGTCACCGGCGAGCGCCGGTTCGCCCGCCACTACGTGCACGCCGGGATGATCGGCTGGGACGGCCACAAGATGTCCAAGAGCCGCGGCAACCTGGTGCTGGTGTCGCAGCTGCGCGCCGAGGGCGTGGATTCTGGCGCCATCCGGTTGGGGCTCTTCGCCGGCCACTACCGCGAGGACCGCTTCTGGAGCCCCGAGGTGCTCGGCGAGGCTCAGGCTCGACTGGCTCGCTGGCGTGAGGCCACTGCTCTGGCGGCGGGCCCGGCCGCCACCGATCTGCTGGCCCGGGTGCGCCGTTACCTTGCCGACGATCTTGACACTCCGAAAGCACTTGCCGCCCTTGATGGCTGGGCCACCGATGCGCTGTCCTACGGCGGACACGACTCGGACGCCCCGGCGCTTGTCGCCGCCGCCGTCGACGCCCTGCTGGGCGTCAGGCTCTGA